The Mangrovibacillus cuniculi sequence TTTGGCATAATGAGGTGGAGAAATGTTAAAGACTTTAGGTAATATTTTTAATATAGAAGAATTGAAACATATTAATCTAACTGAGGATGAGGAAGAGCTTTCGAGAATAATAGACAAATATATTACAGAGATTACTTCATTATCAAAGATGGATGATTCTCAAATAAAAGAGACTCTAAATGAATTAACTACATTAGTAAAGGACACTCCTGAATTTGATTTTTACTTAAATAATTTAAGGTATATTAAGCAATCATATTTTATTGATAAAAAGGAAGAAGAGTCAAGAATAATTGATCTAGACACAATAAAGCAATTAAGATTAGATGAACTAATAGATCTTGAAGACTTTAGCGGTAATACAAACATAGAAATTACTAATGAGAAAATTGAGGAAATGGTAAATATAAAACGTGAGGAAGAGGAAAAATGGAAGGATTATAATATAATAAGTACAATTTCTAATATAATTGGGGTACAGGAGTCAAATATCGAATACATTTCGAATCTTAGTGATTATATTTCGTTTGTAGCTAATTTAGAACCAGCAGTAAATTATGTCTCCAGAGGGCAAAAAAATTGTACATATGAATTATTACCTTCGTTACATAGAAAACATAAAAAAGATTATGAAATTCATGCAGACAAATATGAGGCTGCATTTAAGCAAAAGATCGTATTTTATGATAGGGAAATAAAGGGTATATCTAATGAAGAACTAAGAGCTGAAGGACAACATTTTGGGTTACCGACAGAATACTTGGATTTTACAGAAGCACATTTAATTTCACTACTATTCGCTATTGAAGATTACGAGTATGCAGAACAGCATTCTATCGTTTATTTTATTGATGCTTTATCGTATAATCTTGAAACTGTAGATTTAAAAGAGAAATTAATTAATTTCTCTGATTCTACTGTAGTTGAATCAGTAAGGAAATTTTCATCAAGATCTTACTTTATCAAGTTAGGTAACTCTAATGAAAGAATACATTTTCAAAAAGGGTGTTTCTTAAAAGTTTCTACACAGGATAAAGATGATTTTAAAGAAAAAATATCTAATCACGGTAAGGCGGTAATAATTAACAAGGCATCAAAAAAGAAAATTTTAAAAGAATTATTTAACTTAGGTGTTACATTTGAAAACATATACCCTGACAAAGATAATGCGGTAAAGTCAATTAATTTTCATTATAAAGAAATGCAAGGAGAAAATGATTAATTATGAATACAAGATTTAAAGAATCTATGAAAAATATAAAATCAAGTCGCCCACTAATCTCTGTTCAAGATATAGTTACTTTTATTGATAAAGGAGAAAAATATTTAAAACTTTCTATAGAGGAAATGACGGAAGAACAAGAGATGGAAATTCTACAAGGGATAGTTCTAAGTCCAGACTATCAGCGGAATTATAGGTCATCTATAAAGGAAGAAAGCTCTATTATTGAGTCATTATTAATAGGAATACCCATTCCAGAAGTATTCTTAGTTGTTTCTGGTAAAAACGATGCTCAAATTAGACATGTAATGGATGGGCAACATCGATTAAATGCAATATATAGGTACATAAATAATAAGTTTCCATTAAAGAACCTAGAGGTATTAGGAATTAATCCACAGTATGATAATAAAAAATTCTCTGAACTAGATAAGAAAGATAAGATTAAGATTCTTGGAAGTCACTTATCAATCTTGGAATTTGAAAGTTTTGAGGACCCAGAAGTTGAAATTGAATTATTTAAAAGATATAACAGGAATACTAAACCTCTAGAAATTCAAGAAATTGAAATGGCAACATATTTTTCAGAAACTAGTAAATAT is a genomic window containing:
- a CDS encoding FRG domain-containing protein, coding for MLKTLGNIFNIEELKHINLTEDEEELSRIIDKYITEITSLSKMDDSQIKETLNELTTLVKDTPEFDFYLNNLRYIKQSYFIDKKEEESRIIDLDTIKQLRLDELIDLEDFSGNTNIEITNEKIEEMVNIKREEEEKWKDYNIISTISNIIGVQESNIEYISNLSDYISFVANLEPAVNYVSRGQKNCTYELLPSLHRKHKKDYEIHADKYEAAFKQKIVFYDREIKGISNEELRAEGQHFGLPTEYLDFTEAHLISLLFAIEDYEYAEQHSIVYFIDALSYNLETVDLKEKLINFSDSTVVESVRKFSSRSYFIKLGNSNERIHFQKGCFLKVSTQDKDDFKEKISNHGKAVIINKASKKKILKELFNLGVTFENIYPDKDNAVKSINFHYKEMQGEND